Proteins co-encoded in one Nicotiana sylvestris chromosome 7, ASM39365v2, whole genome shotgun sequence genomic window:
- the LOC138872887 gene encoding uncharacterized protein, giving the protein MASLTVLLRHSGKWNDEGNYIDFSIEGILIKEYASFNDLVGSISNQLGIDLSTNIIKIQYNVEGNRTPMKIHNDMGYRVYVELKKENREFGMYPLCITTMEKELISGDGLNQGDIVQIDEAVQMYDSDTDYTLAIELANSGEAIGVFELHKDLIISKTNQKEVMAGQVYKDKATLKEVMENYAIAQRFQFRVDRSNAVSYALICISEDCDWRFKASSVNKSELFKVREFNDNHTCPLKDKVYEQRQASSSLISGIIRTKLTNHKRKYTPRDIIDDVKSDLGVDVSYMLAWRSKEKAMIFLRVYGSHLKSYYTGTFVSASTLDGAENDAAWTWFFEQFKIAYDVRENMCIVSDRNESIIKSVSRVYPDVPHCACIWHLWNNVYKKFKKSHAKLSEIYFSMAKAYTQTEFDSLMEKVEKVDIRVKEYLELAGLWARLYAPVNKGWTMTSNIAESINASLVSARELPIYDFLEEVRKIFGRWNCSNRKEATQTYKTLGKKYQEMLELNETMCTRMTAELPINFYEYLLELVNNIDEYSCSKKVEYKCIQMQTVYQYTVVPSTEYLHTVNDGGRNYTVCLLERKCVSGRFQIDELPCPHAWAVLKSKFLMPEEYCSRYYKPSTIVMTYDVLVSPLPDKNDWNIPEHVAKEVVLPPKWKRPPGRPKKKRDKNLSELLLPKNQHSCSICGQGGHNKRTCRNAPRNK; this is encoded by the exons ATGGCAAGCTTGACAGTTTTGTTGCGTCATTCTGGAAAGTGGAACGATGAGGGCAATTATATCGACTTTTCCATTGAGGGAATACTGATTAAGGAGTATGCTTCCTTTAATGATCTAGTTGGTTCAATTTCTAATCAACTGGGTATAGATTTGAGCACAAATATCATTAAAATACAATACAATGTTGAAGGCAATCGCACGCCAATGAAAATACACAATGATATGGGTTACAGAGTGTATGTAGAATtgaaaaaagagaacagagaatttGGGATGTATCCTCTGTGCATTACAACTATGGAAAAAGAGCTTATCTCCGGAGATGGTTTAAATCAAGGCGACATTGTGCAGATAGACGAAGCAGTTCAAATGTACGATTCCGATACAGATTATACACTAGCTATAGAACTTGCCAATTCAGGAGAAGCGATTGGAGTGTTCGAACTCCACAAGGATTTGATAATTTCAAAAACTAATCAAAAGGAGGTTATGGCTGGACAAGTTTATAAGGATAAGGCTACATTGAAAGAGGTGATGGAGAATTATGCTATAGCTCAAAGGTTTCAATTCCGTGTTGATCGGTCTAATGCTGTCAG CTATGCATTAATATGTATTTCAGAAGATTGTGATTGGAGGTTTAAGGCTTCAAGCGTTAACAAATCGGAATTATTCAAGGTGAGAGAATTCAATGACAACCATACATGTCCGCTGAAGGATAAAGTGTACGAGCAGCGGCAGGCTAGTAGCAGCCTTATAAGTGGTATTATAAGGACAAAACTTACAAACCATAAGAGAAAATACACTCCGAGGgacattattgatgatgtgaaatCAGATCTAGGTGTTGATGTTAGCTACATGTTGGCGTGGAGGtctaaagaaaaggcaatgatttTTCTTAGAG TGTACGGAAGTCATCTAAAATCCTACTACACCGGAACATTCGTTTCTGCAAGCACGTTGGATGGTGCAG AGAACGATGCTGCTTGGAcgtggttctttgagcaattcaagatagCATACGATGTAAGGGAAAACATGTGCATTGTTTCGGATAGAAATGAGAGCATCATTAAATCTGTATCGAGAGTGTATCCGGATGTACCGCATTGTGCTTGCATATGGCATCTATGGAATAACGTATACAAGAAATTCAAAAAGAGCCATGCCAAGTTGAGTGAGATATATTTCTCGATGGCAAAAGCATACACACAAACTGAATTTGATAGTCTGATGGAGAAGGTTGAGAAGGTAGATATTAGGGTGAAAGAATACTTAGAGTTAGCTGGTTTGTGGGCTAGGTTGTATGCACCTGTTAACAAGGGATGGACAATGACGTCAAATATCGCTGAGTCAATCAATGCATCACTAGTTTCAGCAAGGGAATTGCcaatatatgacttcctcgaagAAGTTAGGAAGATATTTGGTCGTTGGAATTGTAGTAACCGTAAAGAAGCTACTCAGACATACAAGACGCTTGGGAAAAAATACCAGGAAATGCTGGAGTTGAATGAGACCATGTGTACCCGTATGACT GCAGAACTACCCATTAATTTTTATGAATATTTGCTTGAACTAGTAAATAATATAGATGAATACAG TTGCTCAAAAAAGGTTGAATACAAATGCATACAAATGCAGACTGTATATCAATACACa gtGGTACCCTCAACTGAATACTTACATACTGTTAACGATGGTGGGAGGAATTACACAGTCTGCCTGCTCGAGAGAAAATGTGTTTCTGGGAGGTTCCAAATTGATGAATTGCCATGCCCACATGCCTGGGCTGTATTGAAGAGCAAGTTTTTAATGCCTGAAGAATATTGCTCTAGATATTACAAGCCAAGTACAATTGTAATGACATACGATGTGCTAGTATCCCCGCTACCGGACAAAAATGACTGGAATATACCAGAGCATGTTGCAAAGGAGGTTGTACTACCACCCAAATGGAAAAGACCTCCTGGAAGGCCAAAGAAGAAGCGCGACAAAAATTTAAGTGAATTGTTGTTGCCGAAAAATCAACATTCATGTAGCATATGTGGGCAGGGAGGACATAACAAGCGAACTTGTAGGAATGCTCCACGTAATAAATAG
- the LOC138872888 gene encoding uncharacterized protein, whose protein sequence is MQYPNQQSYNALPAPISALRLQSFRGGHSGRQGQQSQQPRACYTCGDTGHIDRFCPQAPSSSQDQGSRAMIQAPGVPQPAQPARGGGRGARGGGRGTRGEA, encoded by the coding sequence ATGCAGTATCCCAATCAGCAGTCCTACAATGCACTacctgctcctatcagtgcactgcgGCTTcaaagttttcggggtggtcattcaggccgTCAGGGCcaacagtctcagcagccgagggcttgttacacttgtggtgatacggGTCACATTGATAGGTTTTGCCCTcaagcaccgagtagctctcaggatcagggttctcgtgctatgatACAGGCGCCAGGTGTTCCacaacccgcccagccagctagaggtgggggtagaggtgctagaggtggaggtagaggtactagaggtgaaGCTTAG
- the LOC104214803 gene encoding dirigent protein 22-like codes for MASNSFKLSLILLLTIFINSEAELDQLKETRMTLYFQDWSGGPNATVLQITDHQNGPLSFTKFGSMFVTDDPITEAYDKNSAEIARAQGIYVTSALDGTISHVLISIIFTNEEYKGTTLEIQGASPQFERVREVAVVGGTGKFRLARGYATFETIHFNLAVHYVIIQCNVTVLHY; via the coding sequence ATGGCATCGAATTCATTCAAGTTATCCCTCATTTTACTTCTAACCATATTCATTAATTCAGAAGCTGAACTAGACCAACTTAAAGAAACAAGAATGACACTCTACTTTCAAGATTGGTCTGGTGGACCAAATGCTACTGTGCTTCAAATAACAGATCACCAAAATGGTCCTCTGAGTTTTACTAAGTTCGGTTCTATGTTCGTTACTGATGATCCTATAACAGAAGCCTATGACAAGAACTCGGCTGAAATTGCTAGAGCTCAAGGTATATATGTTACTTCTGCATTGGATGGAACTATTTCGCATGTGCTAATATCAATCATCTTCACCAATGAAGAATATAAAGGCACCACTTTGGAAATACAAGGCGCTAGTCCTCAGTTTGAGAGGGTAAGAGAAGTGGCCGTGGTTGGTGGTACTGGAAAATTTAGACTTGCTCGCGGATATGCAACTTTTGAGACTATACACTTCAATTTGGCTGTTCATTATGTCATTATTCAGTGTAATGTTACAGTTTTACATTACTAA